One Georgenia wutianyii DNA segment encodes these proteins:
- a CDS encoding prolipoprotein diacylglyceryl transferase — protein MSRTRERPALPPHLRLRRRLLAWSAPVVLAFLVVGSLLLGTWAGNLLGTRDYDALRFPEAADQYEAQQRWTGFAEQWKAWFNRGTALYRAEEHFLAVEDLRVALERVPEAGPLPGGPEGSKAPESPECRVRTNLSLAIEALGDVAATGDGDPGIAEAYYAEAQEVIAPCTTSPQNEQTSERQQDKEDQAREDRQNPQDQPTEEPSGEPTDEPSDEPSDEPSEEPTPGEEPSAEPTPEPTQDPRQEELEERNRDAERERQEEQERGGGGFGGGQNW, from the coding sequence ATGAGCCGGACCCGCGAGCGCCCAGCGCTGCCGCCGCACCTGCGCCTGCGCCGTCGCCTCCTCGCGTGGTCGGCGCCCGTCGTCCTCGCCTTCCTCGTCGTCGGCTCGCTGCTCCTCGGGACGTGGGCCGGCAACCTCCTCGGCACCCGGGACTACGACGCGCTGCGCTTCCCCGAGGCCGCGGACCAGTACGAGGCGCAGCAGCGCTGGACCGGCTTCGCCGAGCAGTGGAAGGCCTGGTTCAACCGGGGGACCGCGCTGTACCGGGCCGAGGAGCACTTCCTCGCCGTGGAGGACCTGCGGGTGGCCCTCGAGCGCGTCCCGGAGGCGGGGCCGCTGCCCGGCGGTCCCGAGGGCAGCAAGGCGCCGGAGTCCCCCGAGTGCCGTGTGCGCACCAACCTCTCGCTGGCGATCGAGGCGCTGGGCGACGTCGCGGCGACCGGCGACGGCGACCCGGGCATCGCCGAGGCCTACTACGCCGAGGCGCAGGAGGTCATCGCCCCGTGCACGACCTCCCCGCAGAACGAGCAGACCTCCGAGCGTCAGCAGGACAAGGAGGACCAGGCCCGCGAGGACCGCCAGAACCCGCAGGACCAGCCCACCGAGGAGCCGAGCGGGGAGCCCACCGACGAGCCCTCCGACGAGCCGTCCGACGAGCCGTCCGAGGAGCCGACGCCGGGTGAGGAGCCCAGCGCGGAGCCGACCCCCGAGCCCACCCAGGACCCCCGTCAGGAGGAGCTCGAGGAGCGCAACCGCGACGCCGAGCGCGAGCGCCAGGAGGAGCAGGAGCGCGGCGGCGGCGGCTTCGGCGGCGGACAGAACTGGTAG
- a CDS encoding vWA domain-containing protein yields MILRLVWPAWAVAVVILPLVTVCVLAAVRARRSGDGSFPSWLRRGGMVLALLVVALGPAVPSTTTTVATNVEVFFVVDRTGSMAAEDYAGGQPRLDGVRHDVEAIVEAMPGARYSVITFDSQAARQLPLTTDARAVRTWADTLVQEITAYSAGSAVDRPLPTLTAALEGAAERNPENVRVVFLLSDGENTSGDGSEEGEPQSFADLAPLVDGGAVLGYGTAQGGQMRVYDGTDETGAGTDAEWILDETQPGSPPAVSRIDETQLRRVAEQLGLDYVHRNQPSDVGGLVAGIDAETIAADGRRDVSVYEDVYWPAAAVLAVLLAWEAWHQARHFPRPGAPVRRERSAA; encoded by the coding sequence ATGATCCTGCGTCTCGTGTGGCCCGCGTGGGCCGTCGCCGTCGTCATCCTCCCGCTCGTGACCGTGTGCGTCCTCGCCGCCGTGCGCGCGCGCCGCAGCGGTGACGGCTCGTTCCCCTCCTGGCTGCGCCGCGGCGGGATGGTCCTCGCCCTCCTCGTCGTCGCGCTCGGTCCGGCGGTCCCGAGCACGACGACGACGGTCGCGACGAACGTCGAGGTCTTCTTCGTCGTCGACCGCACCGGCTCGATGGCCGCGGAGGACTACGCGGGCGGGCAGCCCCGCCTGGACGGGGTGCGGCACGACGTCGAGGCGATCGTCGAGGCGATGCCCGGCGCGCGGTACTCGGTCATCACCTTCGACTCCCAGGCCGCCCGCCAGCTCCCGCTCACCACCGACGCGCGCGCCGTGCGCACGTGGGCCGACACCCTCGTCCAGGAGATCACCGCCTACTCGGCGGGCTCGGCGGTCGACCGGCCGCTGCCGACCCTCACGGCGGCGCTCGAGGGTGCCGCGGAGCGCAACCCGGAGAACGTGCGCGTCGTGTTCCTCCTGTCCGACGGCGAGAACACGAGCGGCGACGGCAGCGAGGAGGGCGAGCCGCAGTCCTTCGCCGACCTCGCCCCGCTCGTCGACGGTGGCGCGGTCCTCGGCTACGGCACCGCGCAGGGCGGGCAGATGCGCGTCTACGACGGGACCGACGAGACCGGCGCGGGCACCGACGCCGAGTGGATCCTCGACGAGACCCAGCCCGGGTCCCCGCCCGCCGTCTCACGCATCGACGAGACGCAGCTGCGGCGGGTCGCCGAGCAGCTCGGGCTCGACTACGTCCACCGTAACCAGCCCTCCGACGTCGGCGGGCTCGTCGCCGGGATCGACGCGGAGACCATCGCCGCGGACGGCCGGCGCGACGTGTCGGTCTACGAGGACGTCTACTGGCCGGCCGCGGCGGTGCTCGCCGTGCTCCTCGCGTGGGAGGCGTGGCACCAGGCGCGCCACTTCCCGCGGCCCGGCGCCCCCGTGCGGCGTGAGAGGAGCGCGGCATGA
- a CDS encoding DUF58 domain-containing protein produces MSSASRLAKIRARLDLPTVRRASGLLDGQHRSIFTGHGQDFDDMVEYHPGDDVKDIDWKASARTGHPVIRRFVHESNLAMVLAVDTGRSMAATAPSGERKSEIALFAADVVAYLARARGDLVGLVAGDSRRITQVPARGGTGHMEMLLRILERDLTREAPSSDLSRVLDRILTSATRRTLVVLITDEARPALTDEEALRRLRTRHDIMVISVADAVPTTPGLGPVADVEGGLVLPPFLQRDRRLHAAATTAVANRKKRVRDMLRRRGIEHVVASSSDDVVDALLDLFRRQRRVRA; encoded by the coding sequence ATGTCGAGCGCGTCGCGGCTGGCGAAGATCCGAGCGCGCCTGGACCTGCCCACGGTCCGGCGCGCCTCGGGCCTGCTCGACGGCCAGCACCGCTCGATCTTCACCGGGCACGGGCAGGACTTCGACGACATGGTCGAGTACCACCCGGGCGACGACGTCAAGGACATCGACTGGAAGGCCTCGGCGCGCACGGGCCACCCGGTCATCCGCCGCTTCGTCCACGAGTCGAACCTCGCGATGGTCCTCGCGGTCGACACCGGCCGCTCGATGGCGGCCACCGCCCCGAGCGGGGAGCGCAAGTCGGAGATCGCGCTGTTCGCCGCCGACGTCGTCGCCTACCTCGCCCGCGCCCGCGGCGACCTCGTCGGGCTCGTCGCCGGCGACTCGCGTCGCATCACCCAGGTCCCGGCGCGCGGCGGCACCGGCCACATGGAGATGCTCCTGCGGATCCTCGAGCGCGACCTCACCCGGGAGGCGCCGTCCTCGGACCTGTCCCGCGTCCTGGACCGGATCCTCACCTCGGCCACCCGGCGCACGCTCGTCGTGCTCATCACCGACGAGGCCCGTCCGGCCCTCACCGACGAGGAGGCGCTGCGCCGGCTGCGCACCCGCCACGACATCATGGTGATCTCGGTGGCCGACGCCGTGCCCACCACCCCGGGCCTGGGCCCCGTCGCGGACGTCGAGGGAGGACTCGTCCTGCCCCCCTTCCTCCAGCGCGACCGCCGCCTGCACGCGGCCGCGACCACGGCCGTGGCCAACCGCAAGAAGCGGGTGCGCGACATGCTGCGCCGCCGCGGGATCGAGCACGTCGTCGCCTCGAGCTCCGACGACGTCGTCGACGCCCTCCTCGACCTGTTCCGGAGGCAGCGCCGTGTCCGGGCTTGA
- a CDS encoding AAA family ATPase, which yields MTTPTGTGLAPSAATIDQTDLRRSAELLGRVNDIFGQRVIGQEALRVALVSTLLAGGHILLESVPGLAKTTAAQTLASSVSGSFHRIQCTPDLMPNDIVGTQIFNYGTGTFTTQLGPVHANLVLLDEINRSSAKTQSAMLEAMQEKQTSIGGEVYPLPKPFMVLATQNPIEEEGTYVLPEAQMDRFLVKEVLTYPTPTEEIRILDGISSGSFDAPLRSEPITLEDVMFLQRLASQVYVDASIKQYVVAVVNTTRGGGPRPLPKFSQHVRVGASPRGAIALMRIAQAHALQQGRTYVVPDDVKALSHSVLRHRLVRTYDALANNVAPEALIDAVFAAVPAP from the coding sequence ATGACCACACCGACCGGCACGGGCCTCGCGCCCAGCGCGGCGACCATCGACCAGACCGACCTGCGACGCTCCGCCGAGCTGCTCGGGCGCGTCAACGACATCTTCGGCCAGCGGGTCATCGGCCAGGAGGCGCTGCGCGTCGCCCTCGTCTCCACGCTGCTCGCCGGCGGGCACATCCTCCTGGAGTCGGTGCCGGGCCTGGCCAAGACGACGGCGGCACAGACGCTCGCGTCGTCGGTCTCGGGCTCCTTCCACCGGATCCAGTGCACCCCCGACCTCATGCCGAACGACATCGTCGGCACGCAGATCTTCAACTACGGCACCGGGACGTTCACCACCCAGCTCGGCCCCGTCCACGCCAACCTCGTGCTCCTCGACGAGATCAACCGGTCCAGCGCCAAGACGCAGTCGGCGATGCTCGAGGCGATGCAGGAGAAGCAGACCTCGATCGGCGGGGAGGTCTACCCGCTCCCCAAGCCGTTCATGGTGCTCGCGACGCAGAACCCCATCGAGGAGGAGGGCACCTACGTGCTGCCCGAGGCGCAGATGGACCGGTTCCTCGTCAAGGAGGTGCTCACCTACCCGACGCCGACCGAGGAGATCCGCATCCTCGACGGCATCAGCTCCGGCTCCTTCGACGCCCCGCTGCGCAGCGAGCCGATCACCCTGGAGGACGTCATGTTCCTCCAGCGGCTGGCCTCCCAGGTGTACGTCGACGCGTCGATCAAGCAGTACGTCGTCGCCGTCGTCAACACCACCCGCGGCGGTGGACCGCGGCCCCTGCCGAAGTTCTCCCAGCACGTGCGCGTCGGCGCCAGCCCGCGCGGTGCGATCGCGCTCATGCGCATCGCCCAGGCGCACGCGCTGCAGCAGGGCCGCACCTACGTCGTGCCCGACGACGTCAAGGCGCTGAGCCACAGCGTCCTGCGCCACCGGCTCGTGCGCACCTACGACGCCCTGGCGAACAACGTCGCGCCCGAGGCCCTCATCGACGCCGTCTTCGCCGCCGTCCCCGCCCCGTAA
- a CDS encoding variant leucine-rich repeat-containing protein, which yields MTFTVYQATNPATPPETLARMAADRPDLRQFVAANPATPPGVVEWLGTLGDHAVDAALARRRPAGYPPPSGPPSGSVPSSPRPLSPQTGPWASGGSPAPGAPPAGRPVANPYAPPGANPYAPPAGPGAPGPGGYGGTPAPSGHTAPSGYGAPSGYGAPSGYGAPSGYGPVSGSPLDAYGYQLPEPRGRRVGLVVAIVAAAVLLVGALVFAASSIFGAVGDDSTYGDDPYLDRLWDACEAGDGQACDDLYLESPLGSGYEEFGDTCGHRFDEQSVWCAEVM from the coding sequence ATGACGTTCACCGTCTACCAGGCGACGAACCCGGCCACGCCCCCGGAGACGCTCGCCCGCATGGCCGCCGACCGGCCCGACCTGCGCCAGTTCGTCGCGGCCAACCCGGCCACCCCGCCGGGCGTCGTCGAGTGGCTCGGCACGCTGGGGGACCACGCGGTGGACGCCGCGCTCGCCCGTCGCCGGCCCGCCGGCTACCCGCCGCCCTCGGGGCCCCCGAGCGGGTCGGTCCCTAGCTCCCCGCGCCCCCTCTCCCCGCAGACCGGGCCGTGGGCGTCCGGCGGGTCCCCCGCACCGGGCGCGCCTCCCGCCGGTCGTCCCGTCGCCAACCCCTACGCCCCACCGGGCGCCAACCCCTACGCCCCACCGGCCGGCCCTGGCGCGCCCGGCCCGGGCGGGTACGGCGGCACCCCGGCACCCTCCGGCCACACGGCACCGTCCGGCTACGGCGCCCCGTCCGGCTACGGTGCGCCGTCCGGCTACGGTGCGCCGTCCGGCTACGGGCCCGTCTCCGGCTCCCCGCTCGACGCCTACGGCTACCAGCTGCCCGAGCCGCGCGGCCGACGCGTGGGCCTCGTCGTGGCGATCGTGGCCGCCGCCGTCCTGCTCGTCGGGGCGCTCGTCTTCGCCGCGTCCTCGATCTTCGGTGCGGTCGGCGACGACAGCACCTACGGCGACGACCCCTACCTCGACCGGCTGTGGGACGCGTGCGAGGCCGGGGACGGCCAGGCGTGCGACGACCTCTACCTCGAGTCGCCCCTCGGCTCGGGCTACGAGGAGTTCGGTGACACGTGCGGACACCGGTTCGACGAGCAGTCCGTGTGGTGCGCCGAGGTCATGTGA
- a CDS encoding MarR family winged helix-turn-helix transcriptional regulator: MSDDEPRWLTPVERTTWLSISELFMTLPGALDTRLQQHAGITFYEYMVLAMLSEQEDRTLQLSELAELTSGSLSRLSHVLTRLERHGWVVRERSPHNARARIARLTPEGLSKVVATAPAHVDDVRELVFDALGEQDVPALAAILAPVLERLQPGGRPVRPGRGVGV; encoded by the coding sequence ATGAGCGACGACGAGCCGCGCTGGCTCACCCCGGTCGAACGGACCACCTGGCTGAGCATCAGCGAGCTGTTCATGACGCTCCCGGGCGCCCTCGACACGCGGCTGCAGCAGCACGCCGGCATCACGTTCTACGAGTACATGGTCCTCGCGATGCTCTCCGAGCAGGAGGACCGCACGCTCCAGCTCAGCGAGCTCGCCGAGCTCACCTCCGGCTCGCTGTCCCGTCTGTCACACGTCCTCACCCGCCTCGAGCGGCACGGCTGGGTGGTGCGCGAGCGCTCCCCGCACAACGCCCGGGCGCGGATCGCCCGGCTCACCCCCGAGGGTCTGTCCAAGGTCGTCGCGACGGCGCCGGCGCACGTCGACGACGTCCGTGAGCTCGTCTTCGACGCGCTCGGCGAGCAGGACGTGCCCGCGCTCGCGGCGATCCTCGCCCCGGTGCTCGAGCGGCTGCAGCCCGGCGGGCGGCCGGTGCGTCCGGGCCGCGGCGTCGGGGTCTGA
- a CDS encoding phytoene desaturase family protein produces MPGSRETRDVVVVGSGPNGLAAAVTMARAGLGVLLLEAETTVGGGARTLDLGLGEGLVHDVCSAVHPLATASPFLSAFDLPARGVELVAPELSYAHPLDGARAGLAWRDLERTVAGLGADGGAWRRTFGPLVRDAEAVVGATLGDMRSIPSQLRSPQGMRGAVAFGLRTLVEGTALWSLPFAGEVAPAMLAGVAGHAIAPLPALAPAGVALMLGTLAHTTGWRIPVGGSQAIADALVADLRAHGGEVRTGVRVRSWRELPRARSYLLDTSTAVAAEIWGERLPPAVARRLTRAPRGGAAAKVDFVLDGPVPWAVPDVGRAFTVHVGGTRAEVAAAEADVARGVLPERPVVLLSDPSVADPGRARDGRRPLWTYAHVPAGSTVDPTEHVIRQIERFAPGFRDVVVRSRGIPAARMVEHNLNLVDGDIAGGAVTMGRVLRGPTGRWDPYGLGVPGVYLCSSSTPPAPGVHGMNGFHAARRALRQRFGLPVPSLSP; encoded by the coding sequence GTGCCGGGTTCCAGGGAGACACGCGACGTCGTCGTCGTGGGCTCGGGACCCAACGGCCTGGCGGCCGCGGTGACGATGGCGCGGGCCGGACTGGGCGTCCTGCTCCTCGAGGCCGAGACGACCGTCGGCGGCGGTGCCCGCACCCTGGACCTCGGGCTCGGCGAGGGTCTCGTCCACGACGTGTGCTCCGCCGTCCACCCGCTCGCCACCGCGAGCCCGTTCCTCTCCGCGTTCGACCTGCCCGCCCGCGGCGTCGAGCTCGTCGCCCCCGAGCTGTCCTACGCCCACCCGCTCGACGGTGCCCGCGCCGGGCTCGCGTGGCGCGACCTCGAGCGCACCGTCGCGGGCCTGGGCGCCGACGGCGGGGCGTGGCGGCGCACCTTCGGCCCGCTCGTGCGGGACGCGGAGGCGGTCGTCGGCGCCACGCTCGGGGACATGCGCAGCATCCCGTCCCAGCTGCGGTCGCCGCAGGGGATGCGCGGCGCCGTCGCCTTCGGCCTGCGCACGCTCGTCGAGGGGACGGCGCTGTGGAGCCTGCCCTTCGCCGGGGAGGTGGCGCCCGCGATGCTCGCCGGGGTGGCCGGCCACGCGATCGCCCCGCTGCCCGCGCTCGCCCCGGCCGGGGTGGCGCTCATGCTCGGCACGCTCGCCCACACGACCGGGTGGCGGATCCCGGTGGGCGGCTCGCAGGCCATCGCCGACGCGCTCGTCGCCGACCTGCGTGCCCACGGCGGGGAGGTCCGCACCGGGGTGCGGGTACGCAGCTGGCGTGAGCTGCCCCGCGCCCGCAGCTACCTCCTCGACACCTCGACGGCGGTGGCCGCGGAGATCTGGGGCGAGCGGCTGCCCCCGGCGGTCGCCCGCCGGCTCACCCGCGCCCCGCGGGGCGGGGCGGCGGCCAAGGTCGACTTCGTGCTCGACGGGCCGGTCCCGTGGGCGGTGCCCGACGTCGGGCGCGCGTTCACCGTCCACGTCGGCGGCACCCGCGCGGAGGTGGCGGCCGCCGAGGCGGACGTCGCCCGCGGCGTCCTGCCCGAGCGTCCGGTCGTCCTGCTCTCCGACCCCTCGGTGGCCGACCCGGGCCGCGCCCGCGACGGGCGGCGCCCGCTGTGGACCTACGCCCACGTGCCCGCCGGGTCCACCGTCGACCCCACCGAGCACGTCATCCGCCAGATCGAGCGCTTCGCGCCCGGCTTCCGCGACGTCGTCGTGCGCAGCCGCGGCATCCCGGCCGCGCGGATGGTCGAGCACAACCTCAACCTCGTCGACGGCGACATCGCCGGCGGGGCGGTGACGATGGGGCGTGTGCTGCGCGGTCCGACCGGCCGCTGGGACCCCTACGGCCTCGGCGTCCCCGGTGTCTACCTGTGCTCCTCCTCGACGCCGCCCGCCCCGGGCGTGCACGGGATGAACGGCTTCCACGCCGCCCGGCGTGCCCTGCGGCAGCGGTTCGGGCTGCCCGTGCCCTCCCTCTCGCCCTGA
- a CDS encoding M50 family metallopeptidase produces MDLLDVWTAVADRTRPGPALATLGLPAAAVWAALAAGLLVVALPPLWRALRVVVTVVHELGHAVVGVLVGRSFTGLVLRPDMSGHAVTVGRSRGPGRVATTWAGYPAPALVGAGAVLAGTSGWAPPVLLVTAGVLLVGLLRSRSAYTVLVMLAALGATGWLWWSGDGEAQGLALLAVGVMLVLGAWRHLGAVTREPGSGSDPAVLARITPLPRAVWTVSFVLALAGATWVVADRLWTLVGR; encoded by the coding sequence GTGGACCTCCTCGACGTGTGGACGGCGGTGGCCGACCGGACGCGCCCCGGCCCCGCGCTCGCGACGCTCGGGCTGCCTGCCGCCGCGGTGTGGGCGGCGCTCGCGGCCGGGCTGCTCGTCGTCGCCCTCCCGCCGCTGTGGCGGGCGCTGCGCGTCGTCGTCACCGTGGTGCACGAGCTGGGGCACGCGGTCGTCGGCGTGCTCGTCGGCCGCTCGTTCACCGGGCTGGTCCTGCGACCGGACATGTCCGGGCACGCGGTGACGGTGGGCCGTTCCCGGGGGCCGGGCAGGGTGGCGACGACGTGGGCGGGCTACCCGGCCCCGGCGCTCGTCGGTGCCGGTGCCGTCCTCGCCGGGACCTCCGGGTGGGCTCCGCCGGTCCTCCTCGTCACGGCCGGCGTCCTGCTCGTCGGGCTGCTCCGCTCCCGGTCGGCCTACACGGTCCTCGTCATGCTCGCCGCCCTCGGGGCGACCGGCTGGCTGTGGTGGTCCGGCGACGGCGAGGCCCAGGGGCTGGCCCTCCTCGCCGTCGGTGTCATGCTGGTGCTCGGGGCGTGGCGCCACCTCGGCGCCGTCACCCGGGAGCCGGGCAGCGGGTCGGACCCCGCCGTGCTCGCCCGGATCACCCCGCTGCCCCGCGCGGTGTGGACCGTGTCCTTCGTCCTCGCGCTGGCGGGCGCGACCTGGGTGGTGGCCGACCGGCTGTGGACGCTCGTGGGACGTTGA
- a CDS encoding (deoxy)nucleoside triphosphate pyrophosphohydrolase, protein METAPRLVVAAAVVDDLVAPRRLLAARRSAPSDLAGMWELPGGKVEPGEDPAAALHREIREELGVDLTLGPPLPGPLAGDWPINDRLRLRVWLALTDGEPRPLLDHDDVLWVDAPGAAGLRWLPADGPVVAAVGLAR, encoded by the coding sequence GTGGAGACAGCGCCCAGGCTGGTCGTCGCGGCGGCCGTCGTCGACGACCTCGTCGCGCCGCGCCGGCTGCTGGCGGCGCGCCGCTCCGCCCCGAGCGACCTCGCCGGGATGTGGGAGCTGCCCGGCGGGAAGGTCGAGCCGGGTGAGGACCCCGCGGCGGCGCTGCACCGGGAGATCCGCGAGGAGCTCGGCGTCGACCTCACCCTCGGCCCGCCGCTCCCCGGTCCGCTCGCGGGCGACTGGCCGATCAACGACCGGCTGCGGCTGCGGGTGTGGCTGGCCCTCACCGACGGGGAGCCGCGGCCCCTCCTCGACCACGACGACGTGCTGTGGGTCGACGCCCCGGGAGCCGCCGGGCTGAGGTGGCTGCCGGCCGACGGGCCGGTCGTCGCCGCCGTGGGCCTGGCGCGCTGA
- a CDS encoding VWA domain-containing protein, translating to MTWLIPVVLGLVLAAAVLGWFMPREGRPARQVRWLANTGYLRRLPTYRRRMRLYQVALGGLGVFTLVASLGTALLLARPADRDVRAEVMATRDIVLCLDVSGSMIEFDSEIVRTFSQMVESFDGERIALSVWNSTSRSVFPLTDDYALVTEELDAAAEALDFDLDALFHSPEALEQLEEFVAGTMSHDPDSSSLVGDGLATCAFAFDASDTERSRSIILVTDNQVLGAPIYGLQEAADLAAERDIRLYGLFASSDESYSRENEQAFREAVTGHGGLFYQADDPAAVDAIVADIDSQQAVELDAAPEVVITDRPETVLWLAVAGVAGLVLAAWRLRS from the coding sequence ATGACGTGGCTCATCCCGGTGGTCCTCGGGCTCGTCCTCGCCGCCGCGGTGCTCGGCTGGTTCATGCCGCGCGAGGGCCGCCCTGCCCGGCAGGTGCGCTGGCTGGCCAACACCGGCTACCTGCGCCGCCTGCCCACCTACCGCAGGCGGATGCGCCTGTACCAGGTGGCCCTCGGCGGGCTCGGCGTCTTCACGCTCGTCGCCTCCCTCGGCACCGCCCTGCTCCTGGCCCGGCCCGCCGACCGCGACGTGCGCGCCGAGGTCATGGCCACCCGCGACATCGTCCTGTGCCTCGACGTGTCCGGCTCGATGATCGAGTTCGACAGCGAGATCGTGCGGACCTTCTCCCAGATGGTCGAGTCCTTCGACGGCGAGCGGATCGCCCTGTCGGTGTGGAACTCCACCTCCCGCTCGGTCTTCCCGCTCACCGACGACTACGCCCTCGTCACCGAGGAGCTCGACGCCGCCGCCGAGGCGCTGGACTTCGACCTCGACGCCCTGTTCCACTCCCCGGAGGCCCTCGAGCAGCTCGAGGAGTTCGTCGCGGGGACGATGTCCCACGACCCGGACTCCTCCTCGCTCGTCGGTGACGGGCTCGCCACGTGCGCCTTCGCCTTCGACGCGTCGGACACCGAGCGGTCCCGCTCGATCATCCTCGTCACCGACAACCAGGTGCTCGGCGCGCCGATCTACGGCCTGCAGGAGGCCGCGGACCTCGCCGCCGAGCGCGACATCCGCCTCTACGGCCTGTTCGCCTCCTCCGACGAGTCCTACTCCCGCGAGAACGAGCAGGCCTTCCGTGAGGCGGTCACCGGCCACGGCGGGCTGTTCTACCAGGCCGACGACCCGGCCGCGGTCGACGCGATCGTCGCCGACATCGACTCCCAGCAGGCCGTCGAGCTCGACGCCGCCCCCGAGGTCGTCATCACCGACCGCCCCGAGACGGTGCTGTGGCTGGCCGTCGCCGGGGTCGCCGGGCTGGTGCTCGCGGCATGGAGGCTGCGCTCATGA
- the aroD gene encoding type I 3-dehydroquinate dehydratase, with the protein MSAVVRLRGVPVGEGRAKVAASLSSPRAADLLAEAGRVLAAGVDVAEWRADHALAAGTPVTGLPAALRERLGDTPLLLTVRSAHEGGAATLDDAAYAAAVTSLLEPGGGDAVDLEAARHAVLPDLLARAREAGLPVLVSAHDVHATPSAAEITDLLAAMAAAGADVVKLAVTARGPRDVLALLEGTLAARETLDVPVVTMAMGPAGLVSRLCGEVFGSALTFGAVDRPSAPGQIDARALREVVDLVHEHGGGGR; encoded by the coding sequence ATGAGTGCGGTCGTGCGTCTGCGCGGCGTGCCCGTGGGGGAGGGGCGCGCCAAGGTCGCGGCCTCCCTGAGCTCCCCGCGCGCTGCGGACCTGCTCGCCGAGGCCGGGCGCGTGCTGGCCGCCGGCGTCGACGTCGCCGAGTGGCGGGCGGACCACGCCCTGGCCGCGGGCACCCCGGTCACCGGGCTGCCGGCCGCGCTGCGCGAGCGCCTGGGCGACACCCCGCTCCTGCTCACCGTGCGCAGCGCGCACGAGGGTGGCGCAGCCACGCTCGACGACGCCGCCTACGCCGCCGCCGTCACCTCCCTCCTCGAGCCGGGCGGCGGGGACGCCGTGGACCTCGAGGCCGCCCGGCACGCGGTGCTGCCCGACCTGCTCGCCCGTGCCCGCGAGGCCGGCCTGCCGGTCCTCGTCTCGGCGCACGACGTGCACGCCACCCCCTCCGCCGCCGAGATCACGGACCTGCTCGCCGCGATGGCCGCGGCAGGAGCCGACGTCGTCAAGCTCGCCGTCACCGCCCGCGGCCCGCGCGACGTCCTCGCCCTGCTCGAGGGGACGCTCGCGGCGCGCGAGACGCTCGACGTCCCGGTGGTCACCATGGCCATGGGCCCGGCCGGCCTGGTGAGCCGGCTGTGCGGGGAGGTCTTCGGCTCGGCGCTGACCTTCGGTGCCGTGGACCGGCCCTCCGCGCCGGGCCAGATCGACGCCCGGGCGCTGCGCGAGGTCGTCGACCTCGTCCACGAGCACGGGGGAGGCGGGCGATGA